One window of Gilliamella sp. B3022 genomic DNA carries:
- a CDS encoding BglG family transcription antiterminator, with protein sequence MIKHKQRELISLLVRSKNGYKSSQELATELSLSDRTVRTYLKDLKTLIECNGGNIVSKQGYGFQLKILDRTSFNLFLIEHHLFDKNIEQSQCREASERKHFILNLLLLESQKVDIEDLSEQLFISSSQLNKDIAEIKSQLLTYELTLKKNRSLIFVDGEEKAKRHFIMSYFFHEDSINFLHHLSYFNQSCEAISFDTLTIIILDECREAHIKLSDVMIQNIVLHLSLSIKRLQSGLSIQNLNLPVSTNTTVEYHVAYKIIARIESIIGFHFPKQEQMYLTLHLMSKSNLIQDVLDDDLCSSLTNLLLKIQQETTYPFWHDEQLKNGLIQHLKPMLVRLEQNIKLENPLIDEIKSQYFDVFVLVKHYLSQLPNLHKYEVNDDEWGYLALHFLASLEKLKNEQKVKVLIICATGLGSAQLLKNRVESEFDERVKIVATRGYYEIEPEMINDIDFIISSVDLSSKVFKVPVFHVSVFFCEEDVQAIRRYLSHRQVPNLLLKDALLRTTDHKKQNHLNYISQIFDDIVADYFHLCQQKPDKQTLLNHLLDSLSVNEEKNFKHEMKKQMEKRMTIGEILFSPTIVVPHPAIPVGKITKIAIAVIPDGLFWDEDYQDIKFVFMISPSIYQNSNLAMMTKAIINLIDDLSMQQAMLEISDFNQFKSLFIQLIKKGA encoded by the coding sequence ATGATAAAACATAAACAACGAGAACTCATTAGTTTACTAGTTCGTTCTAAAAATGGATATAAAAGTAGTCAAGAACTTGCTACGGAATTATCGTTATCTGATCGTACCGTACGTACTTATCTTAAAGATTTAAAAACTTTGATTGAATGTAATGGGGGGAATATAGTTAGTAAGCAAGGATATGGCTTTCAGTTAAAGATTTTAGATAGAACTTCGTTTAACTTATTTTTAATTGAACATCATTTATTTGATAAAAATATTGAACAATCCCAATGTCGTGAAGCCAGTGAGCGAAAGCATTTTATCCTCAATTTGTTGTTACTTGAGAGCCAAAAAGTTGATATTGAGGATTTATCGGAACAGCTATTTATTAGTTCATCACAATTAAACAAAGATATTGCTGAAATAAAATCTCAATTACTGACTTATGAATTAACCCTTAAAAAAAATCGATCTTTAATTTTTGTCGATGGCGAAGAAAAAGCCAAACGCCATTTTATAATGAGTTACTTTTTTCATGAAGATTCAATTAATTTTTTACACCATTTATCTTATTTCAATCAATCTTGTGAAGCCATTAGTTTTGATACACTCACCATCATTATTTTAGATGAGTGTCGTGAAGCACATATCAAATTATCTGATGTTATGATTCAAAATATTGTTTTGCATCTATCACTGAGCATTAAGCGTTTACAATCAGGGCTTTCTATTCAAAATCTCAACTTACCCGTTTCAACCAATACAACAGTTGAATATCATGTCGCCTATAAAATCATTGCACGTATTGAATCAATAATTGGTTTTCACTTTCCAAAACAAGAGCAAATGTATCTTACTTTGCATTTGATGAGTAAATCCAATTTAATTCAAGATGTTCTTGATGATGATCTCTGCTCTTCATTAACTAACTTACTTCTAAAAATTCAACAAGAGACTACTTACCCTTTTTGGCATGATGAACAATTGAAGAATGGACTTATTCAACACTTAAAGCCCATGTTAGTGCGTTTAGAGCAGAATATAAAATTGGAAAACCCACTAATTGATGAAATTAAGAGTCAATATTTTGACGTTTTTGTATTAGTTAAACATTATTTAAGCCAATTACCAAATTTGCATAAATATGAGGTTAATGATGATGAATGGGGGTATTTGGCATTGCATTTTTTAGCTTCGCTTGAAAAGTTAAAAAATGAACAAAAAGTTAAAGTTTTGATCATCTGTGCAACAGGATTAGGCAGTGCGCAATTACTAAAAAATCGGGTCGAAAGCGAATTTGATGAGCGTGTAAAAATAGTTGCAACACGTGGTTATTATGAGATTGAACCCGAAATGATAAATGACATTGACTTTATTATTTCTTCCGTTGACTTATCATCGAAAGTATTTAAAGTGCCCGTATTTCATGTATCGGTATTCTTTTGTGAAGAAGACGTTCAAGCAATTCGTCGATATCTTTCTCATAGACAAGTGCCGAATTTATTACTAAAAGATGCCTTATTACGAACAACGGATCACAAAAAACAAAATCATTTGAATTATATTTCTCAGATTTTTGATGATATTGTCGCCGATTATTTTCATTTGTGTCAACAAAAGCCAGATAAACAAACGTTATTAAATCATTTACTTGATTCATTATCAGTTAATGAAGAAAAAAACTTCAAGCATGAGATGAAAAAGCAAATGGAAAAACGTATGACTATAGGCGAAATACTTTTTAGTCCAACCATTGTAGTTCCGCATCCAGCTATACCTGTTGGTAAAATAACGAAAATAGCCATTGCCGTAATACCCGATGGTTTGTTTTGGGATGAAGATTATCAGGATATTAAGTTTGTTTTTATGATCTCTCCATCAATTTATCAAAATTCCAACTTAGCTATGATGACAAAAGCAATTATTAACTTAATTGATGATTTATCCATGCAACAAGCGATGTTGGAAATTTCAGATTTTAATCAATTTAAATCACTTTTTATCCAATTAATTAAAAAAGGAGCGTAG
- a CDS encoding PTS cellobiose transporter subunit IIB: protein MRKALIICAAGMSSSLMAKKVTEYFACKNIPIELDAVSATEGSNKIKNSDFSLFLISPQTMMMFDKLKALGDEVGKPVISIPFQAYIPIQSGVEQLAKLVEDNIN, encoded by the coding sequence ATGAGAAAAGCGTTAATTATTTGTGCAGCCGGTATGTCATCATCGCTTATGGCTAAAAAGGTAACTGAATATTTCGCCTGCAAAAACATACCAATTGAACTTGATGCGGTATCAGCAACTGAAGGTAGTAATAAAATAAAAAATAGTGATTTTTCACTGTTTTTAATTAGCCCTCAGACCATGATGATGTTTGATAAATTAAAAGCATTAGGTGATGAAGTAGGTAAACCAGTCATCAGTATTCCATTTCAAGCTTATATTCCTATTCAATCTGGTGTAGAGCAATTAGCTAAATTAGTTGAGGACAATATTAATTAA
- a CDS encoding HIT domain-containing protein, with the protein MAQETIFSKIIRKEIPSDIVFQDDKVTAFRDISPQAPTHILIIPNKLIPTVNDIQEEDEIVLGHMVLVAAKIAKQEGIDESGYRLIMNCNKDAGQEVFHIHMHLLGGKKLGRLIG; encoded by the coding sequence ATGGCTCAGGAAACTATTTTTAGTAAAATTATTCGGAAAGAAATTCCTTCTGATATTGTTTTTCAAGACGATAAAGTGACCGCTTTTCGTGATATATCGCCTCAAGCTCCGACACATATTTTAATTATTCCAAATAAACTTATTCCTACCGTTAACGATATTCAAGAAGAAGATGAGATTGTACTTGGGCATATGGTGCTTGTTGCCGCAAAAATAGCCAAACAGGAAGGTATTGATGAAAGTGGTTACCGTTTAATTATGAACTGTAATAAAGATGCGGGACAAGAAGTCTTTCATATTCACATGCATTTGTTGGGTGGAAAAAAATTAGGTCGATTAATAGGTTAA
- the rpsR gene encoding 30S ribosomal protein S18, with the protein MARYFRRRKFCRFTAEGVKEIDYKDVSLLKSYITESGKIVPSRITGTSAKYQRQLARAIKRARYLALLPYTDNHQ; encoded by the coding sequence ATGGCACGTTATTTCCGTCGTCGCAAATTCTGCCGTTTTACAGCAGAAGGCGTTAAAGAAATTGATTATAAAGATGTTTCTTTATTAAAAAGCTATATCACAGAAAGTGGTAAAATTGTACCAAGCCGTATTACTGGTACTAGCGCAAAATATCAACGTCAATTAGCTCGCGCTATTAAACGCGCTCGTTACTTGGCATTATTACCATATACTGACAACCATCAGTAA
- the nagZ gene encoding beta-N-acetylhexosaminidase, producing the protein MGPLLIDLDGISLTDDDKRLLQNPLVAGVILFSRNYQEPKQLSELIKQIRAASSERLLISVDHEGGRVQRFKQGFTLIPPAQAFAALNDIEHAKSLAFDAGWVLAMELIAFDIDLSFAPVLDLGHDCLAIGSRSFHSDINIAYQIASAMIDGMHVAGMKTTGKHFPGHGHVIADSHKETPIDDRKKLLIEQDMQIFSKLIMDNQLDAIMPAHVIYPAFDDKPASGSSYWLKTVLRKQLHFKGVIFSDDLSMEGASVMGNHAQRAQAALAAGCDLLLACNNRQGSLAILKQLMFLNKIQPLATNKAKLLLSETKITFDELTKSLEWRHRRDKLTKLNEKWVDYASSNH; encoded by the coding sequence ATGGGGCCATTACTGATCGATCTTGATGGCATATCGCTTACCGATGATGATAAAAGATTACTTCAAAATCCATTGGTTGCTGGTGTGATTCTATTTAGCCGTAATTATCAAGAACCAAAACAGTTGAGCGAATTGATAAAGCAGATCCGTGCGGCATCTAGTGAGCGATTATTAATTTCAGTCGATCATGAAGGCGGGCGCGTTCAACGCTTTAAACAGGGATTTACTCTTATTCCACCAGCACAAGCTTTTGCTGCACTTAACGATATTGAACATGCTAAATCATTAGCATTTGATGCGGGTTGGGTATTAGCTATGGAGCTGATTGCTTTTGATATTGATCTCAGTTTCGCACCGGTGTTAGATTTGGGTCATGACTGTTTAGCGATAGGGAGTCGATCCTTTCATTCTGATATTAATATTGCTTATCAAATTGCTTCAGCTATGATTGATGGTATGCATGTGGCAGGGATGAAAACTACAGGAAAACATTTTCCTGGTCATGGTCATGTTATTGCTGATTCACACAAAGAAACACCTATTGATGATCGTAAAAAGTTATTGATTGAACAAGATATGCAAATTTTCTCAAAACTTATTATGGATAATCAACTTGATGCAATTATGCCCGCACATGTGATTTATCCTGCATTTGATGATAAACCAGCCAGTGGGTCGTCATACTGGCTCAAAACAGTGCTTCGAAAACAGTTACATTTTAAGGGTGTGATTTTTTCTGATGATTTATCAATGGAAGGTGCATCAGTAATGGGAAATCATGCTCAACGAGCACAGGCTGCATTAGCCGCAGGGTGCGATCTGCTTTTAGCTTGTAATAATCGACAAGGTTCATTAGCGATTTTGAAGCAGTTGATGTTTTTAAATAAAATTCAGCCTCTAGCAACAAATAAAGCAAAACTTTTATTATCCGAGACTAAAATAACCTTTGATGAATTAACTAAAAGCCTTGAGTGGCGGCATCGTCGTGATAAATTAACCAAATTAAATGAAAAATGGGTAGATTATGCAAGCAGCAATCATTGA
- the rpsF gene encoding 30S ribosomal protein S6 — translation MRHYEIVFMVHPDQSEQVPGMIERYTGTLTTDGGKIHRLEDWGRRQLAYPIEKLHKAHYVLMNVEATQEAVNELEDNFRFNDAVIRSLIMRTKNSVTETSPMLKAKDERRNSEEDFSEVNMDDDSDE, via the coding sequence ATGCGTCATTACGAAATAGTATTTATGGTTCACCCAGATCAAAGTGAACAAGTACCGGGTATGATTGAACGTTATACTGGTACATTAACCACTGATGGTGGTAAAATTCATCGCTTAGAAGATTGGGGTCGTCGTCAATTAGCCTATCCTATCGAAAAGCTGCACAAAGCACATTATGTGTTAATGAATGTTGAAGCAACTCAAGAAGCTGTTAATGAACTTGAAGATAACTTCCGTTTTAATGATGCAGTAATTCGCAGTTTAATTATGCGTACCAAAAATTCTGTAACTGAAACTTCACCTATGTTAAAAGCTAAAGATGAGCGTCGTAACTCTGAAGAAGATTTTAGCGAAGTAAACATGGACGATGATTCTGACGAATAA
- the rplI gene encoding 50S ribosomal protein L9, which yields MQIILLDKVANLGSLGDQVNVKAGYARNFLIPQGKAVPATKKNIEFFEARRADLEAKLAETLKAAEQRVNEINALEKVTIASKAGDEGRLFGSIGTRDIADAVKARGVQVSKSEVRLPNGVLRTTGEHEVFFQVHSEAFAKLIIEIIPE from the coding sequence ATGCAAATTATTCTACTCGATAAAGTTGCTAATTTAGGCAGCTTAGGCGACCAAGTTAATGTTAAAGCGGGTTACGCACGTAACTTTTTAATTCCACAAGGTAAAGCAGTACCAGCTACTAAAAAGAATATTGAATTCTTTGAAGCGCGTCGTGCTGATTTAGAAGCAAAACTTGCTGAAACATTAAAAGCCGCTGAACAACGTGTAAACGAAATTAACGCACTTGAAAAAGTAACCATTGCTTCTAAAGCTGGTGACGAAGGTCGTTTATTTGGTTCTATCGGTACTCGTGATATCGCTGATGCAGTTAAAGCTCGTGGTGTTCAAGTATCAAAAAGCGAAGTTCGTTTACCAAATGGTGTGTTACGTACAACTGGTGAACACGAAGTGTTCTTCCAAGTACACAGCGAAGCTTTTGCTAAACTTATTATTGAAATTATTCCTGAATAA
- a CDS encoding PTS cellobiose transporter subunit IIA, with product MNDNMSSEDIQITAFNIILHSGNAKTKIHSSFESMRNSKFDKANQLLEEANEEILEAHKSQTELLQSYANGTKIEMEIIMVHAQDHLMTTMTLREIAIEMSYLYQNIYKLSNQ from the coding sequence ATGAATGACAATATGAGCTCAGAAGATATTCAAATTACCGCTTTCAATATTATTTTGCATAGTGGTAATGCTAAAACCAAAATCCATTCCTCTTTCGAATCAATGAGAAATTCTAAGTTTGATAAGGCAAATCAGCTTTTAGAAGAGGCGAATGAAGAAATTTTAGAAGCCCATAAATCACAAACAGAGTTACTTCAGTCTTATGCAAATGGGACTAAAATTGAGATGGAAATTATTATGGTTCATGCTCAAGATCATTTAATGACCACAATGACTCTTCGTGAAATTGCAATTGAGATGTCTTATCTATACCAAAATATATACAAGTTATCAAATCAATAA
- a CDS encoding penicillin-binding protein activator LpoB, producing MKQIKRIVVTSAIAFVLTGCHLLDNMSGTVTPPVIVKPSDGDVIETPPLITMKTDWYTILSPFTNKLMNDLSSLNDENKILLISDIQNRSGDYLVNNQIDEVLHQLMNKQNKFTVASRQSINQAKQALGISPDDKLVSRGKMIGLAKSMNASYVLFTTIYKIPTENDDANLSMELISTRTGEILNRVTSKDFPKQRTIDNHFSEASK from the coding sequence ATGAAACAGATAAAACGCATAGTTGTTACTTCGGCAATAGCTTTTGTTTTAACGGGTTGTCATCTTTTAGATAATATGAGCGGAACAGTAACGCCTCCAGTTATTGTAAAACCTTCTGATGGAGATGTGATTGAAACCCCACCTTTAATCACTATGAAAACGGATTGGTATACAATTTTATCACCATTTACAAATAAATTGATGAATGATTTATCTTCTTTAAATGATGAAAACAAAATTTTGTTAATTAGTGATATTCAAAATCGAAGTGGTGATTATCTGGTAAATAACCAAATTGATGAAGTGTTACATCAGTTAATGAATAAACAAAATAAATTTACTGTCGCCAGTCGACAATCTATCAATCAAGCTAAACAAGCGTTGGGCATTTCGCCTGATGATAAGTTGGTTTCTCGGGGTAAAATGATTGGATTAGCCAAATCAATGAATGCTAGTTATGTTCTTTTTACCACTATTTACAAAATACCGACTGAGAATGACGACGCTAATCTTTCTATGGAATTAATTTCAACCCGAACAGGTGAAATCTTAAATCGGGTAACATCTAAAGATTTTCCTAAGCAACGTACCATAGATAATCATTTTAGTGAGGCAAGTAAGTAA
- the priB gene encoding primosomal replication protein N — protein MLTNNRLVLSGIVKKTPMRKVSPSGISHCQFYLEHVSKQIEAELTRQAWCIVPVIVSGQQELSYIKKGSKVLVSGFISTHTKRNKTSQLVLHADQVKLLGE, from the coding sequence ATTCTGACGAATAATCGTTTAGTGTTATCGGGTATTGTAAAAAAAACACCGATGCGAAAAGTGAGTCCAAGTGGGATCTCGCATTGTCAGTTTTATTTAGAACATGTCTCTAAACAAATTGAAGCAGAACTTACCCGACAAGCATGGTGCATAGTACCTGTAATTGTCAGTGGACAACAAGAGTTAAGTTACATAAAAAAAGGCAGCAAAGTTTTAGTGAGTGGTTTTATAAGTACTCACACAAAACGTAATAAAACAAGCCAACTTGTTTTACATGCTGACCAAGTTAAACTATTAGGAGAATAG
- the celB gene encoding PTS cellobiose transporter subunit IIC, producing the protein MNNGFVLLQKYLMTPMAKISQFKIVRAVMAAGMASVPFCIVGSMFLVFNTLPMTFMGLETAFENSVFKIRDLYMIANTATMGILALYFNIVVGYELTKIEEEETGLKVNALNGAMLSVFAFIMTLPELVMQNGTIVLYNDQNEAVYNGLSLNPFVVRLGTSGIFIAIVMAILATQLYFMCVRRNWVVKMPETVPLGVSRSFTALIPTFVIAFAIIILNGILIYFGTDIFNIIGIPFIFVTNLTKSWLGIMVILFLIHALWVVGIHGASIIGAFITPIMLTNMNENVGGAAIPFAGEFNNSLVILGGSGSTLLMTFFIAFCAKSSQLKILGRASAVPAIFNINEPIIFGMPIVYNPYLALPFLLAPMACGTLGYFAINYGFMNPIIALIPWPSPMGLGAFIGTGGDYRAIFVAILSAILALLIYLPFVKIYDNKLYKEEKAKIGNQEQ; encoded by the coding sequence ATGAATAACGGATTTGTGTTGTTACAAAAATATTTAATGACTCCGATGGCGAAAATATCGCAGTTTAAAATTGTTCGAGCAGTAATGGCGGCGGGAATGGCATCAGTTCCTTTTTGCATTGTGGGATCGATGTTTTTAGTATTTAATACCTTACCGATGACATTTATGGGATTAGAAACCGCTTTTGAAAATTCTGTTTTCAAAATAAGAGATCTTTATATGATAGCTAACACTGCAACAATGGGCATATTAGCGCTTTATTTTAACATTGTTGTTGGTTATGAATTAACTAAAATTGAGGAAGAAGAAACAGGCTTAAAAGTTAATGCCCTTAATGGTGCAATGCTATCTGTTTTCGCTTTCATTATGACATTGCCAGAATTAGTTATGCAAAATGGAACGATAGTTTTATATAATGACCAAAATGAAGCCGTCTATAACGGATTAAGTCTAAACCCTTTTGTTGTTAGGTTAGGAACTTCAGGTATTTTTATTGCAATTGTTATGGCAATTTTAGCCACACAACTTTATTTTATGTGTGTACGTCGTAATTGGGTGGTTAAAATGCCTGAAACCGTTCCATTGGGGGTATCACGATCATTTACTGCACTTATACCAACATTCGTCATCGCATTTGCAATTATTATTTTAAACGGTATTTTGATTTATTTTGGTACCGACATTTTTAATATCATCGGTATTCCATTTATCTTCGTAACCAATTTAACTAAAAGCTGGCTTGGTATTATGGTGATACTATTTTTAATCCATGCTCTTTGGGTTGTTGGTATTCACGGCGCAAGTATCATTGGTGCATTTATTACACCGATAATGCTTACCAATATGAATGAAAATGTTGGCGGAGCAGCAATTCCGTTTGCTGGAGAATTTAATAACTCCTTAGTAATTTTAGGTGGTTCAGGTTCAACACTTCTTATGACATTCTTTATTGCTTTTTGTGCTAAATCAAGCCAATTAAAGATTTTAGGTCGTGCATCTGCCGTTCCTGCGATATTTAATATTAATGAACCAATTATTTTTGGTATGCCTATTGTATATAACCCATATCTAGCTTTACCATTTTTATTAGCACCAATGGCATGTGGTACTCTGGGCTATTTTGCTATCAATTATGGCTTTATGAATCCAATCATTGCGTTAATACCTTGGCCTTCTCCAATGGGATTAGGTGCATTTATTGGGACTGGTGGTGATTATCGTGCTATATTTGTGGCCATACTTTCTGCAATCTTGGCTCTACTAATTTATCTTCCATTTGTAAAAATTTATGATAATAAGCTTTATAAAGAAGAAAAAGCCAAAATTGGAAATCAAGAACAATGA
- a CDS encoding sigma 54-interacting transcriptional regulator has translation MQAAIIEINNNQQLVTYNQQAGQLISSDMLNLNQPFNYQNVFSLDNTVNLDTQDDTIIVINSQYYLLQKVVESLRTIFIIQSIEYLKKRLSKINVVDQQAFDIFATQSAIMQKLIAQAKAFSMQREPLLISGETGTGKDLLAHACHQYSSRGDQIFLALNCAAMPDDVVESELYGHAAGAYLGAVESKKGFFEQANGGSVLLDGIDEMSFQMQTKLLRFINDGYFRRVGDDDEVYVDVRIICATKGDLAGLVEQGKFRKDLYYRINVLPLNLPSLQERKDDIASLTQIFVDEFAHKQGIISPTIDASVIDCFKRYPWPGNVRQLKNVLYSALAQLKSSTLTAKDIVLPTENRAQLSWVNNMENKTLDEMTKQFEKEILKSLYIEYPSSRKLAKRLGVSHTAIANKLRDYGIGR, from the coding sequence ATGCAAGCAGCAATCATTGAAATCAATAATAACCAACAATTAGTTACCTATAATCAACAAGCTGGTCAACTGATTTCGTCTGATATGTTAAATTTAAATCAACCTTTTAATTATCAAAATGTATTTTCTCTCGATAACACGGTTAATTTGGACACGCAGGATGACACGATTATTGTAATAAATAGTCAATACTATTTATTACAAAAAGTAGTGGAATCGTTAAGAACAATATTTATCATACAATCAATTGAGTACTTAAAAAAACGGTTATCGAAAATTAATGTCGTTGATCAACAGGCTTTTGATATTTTTGCTACACAAAGCGCTATTATGCAAAAACTTATTGCACAGGCAAAAGCATTTTCAATGCAGCGTGAACCATTATTAATATCGGGTGAAACAGGAACCGGCAAAGACTTGCTTGCCCATGCTTGTCATCAATACAGTTCACGAGGCGATCAAATCTTTTTAGCATTAAATTGTGCCGCTATGCCAGATGACGTGGTTGAAAGCGAGTTATACGGTCATGCTGCGGGAGCTTATCTTGGTGCTGTTGAGAGCAAAAAAGGTTTTTTTGAGCAAGCGAACGGCGGTTCAGTTTTACTAGATGGTATTGATGAAATGTCATTTCAAATGCAAACTAAATTACTACGTTTTATTAATGATGGCTATTTTCGACGTGTTGGTGATGATGATGAAGTTTATGTAGATGTACGTATCATTTGTGCAACTAAAGGTGATTTAGCTGGTTTAGTTGAACAAGGTAAATTTAGAAAAGATCTTTATTATCGTATAAATGTTTTACCTCTTAATCTACCGTCATTGCAAGAACGTAAAGATGATATTGCCTCGCTTACACAAATTTTTGTGGATGAATTTGCTCATAAACAAGGCATTATTTCACCTACTATTGATGCTAGTGTGATTGATTGTTTTAAACGCTATCCTTGGCCAGGCAATGTAAGACAACTTAAAAATGTCCTCTATTCAGCTTTGGCACAACTGAAATCGTCAACATTAACAGCCAAAGATATTGTGTTACCAACAGAAAATCGTGCCCAATTATCATGGGTTAATAATATGGAAAATAAAACTCTTGATGAAATGACGAAACAGTTTGAAAAAGAAATCTTAAAAAGCTTGTATATTGAATACCCAAGTTCCAGAAAACTTGCAAAAAGATTGGGGGTTTCACATACTGCTATTGCTAATAAGCTTAGGGATTATGGAATAGGTAGATAA
- the ggt gene encoding gamma-glutamyltransferase: MISWQVIPTENIQPKFESGAVASPDYYGAIAAKEMLTKNGNAVDAAVATAFTLAVTYPEAGNIGGGGFMTLWFDGKPYFLDYREVAPAKANKDMFLDDNKNVIDNLSLYSHKASGVPGTVAGMWAVHQRFGRLTWKEVMAPAIRFAQDGFMVDKQLVTRYQEIEQTAPTNGHFKHYFGTMRAGQMFKQPELSKVLQRIAIQGSDGFYKGKTAKLIARQMSNNNGLITESDLANYQAKWRNPLVADWHDMQIITAPPPSSGGVGLIQLLSMKQELSNDFKNIKVNSSQYIHLLAEIEKRVFADRAEYMGDPDFVTVPVSQLIDTHYMAHRAKQVNPKSISKTEQVKPGLDSREKLQTTHFSIVDKWGNAASNTYTLNGWFGSAVVVQGTGIILNNELDDFSSKPGVANQFGVIGKDANAIEPYKRPLSSMSPTIFIKDNNVVMVIGTPGGSRIFTSIFQVVANVFDNHMSLKQAVQAPRYHHQLLPSNIIYIESFQNSVPEPLKTELEQMGYSFYQQDFSGDIQVIKIRNNEPIAVSDIRGRGKAIIVK, encoded by the coding sequence ATGATAAGTTGGCAAGTAATTCCAACTGAAAATATCCAACCAAAATTTGAATCTGGAGCGGTTGCCTCTCCTGATTATTATGGAGCCATCGCTGCCAAAGAGATGTTAACCAAAAATGGTAATGCTGTCGATGCGGCTGTAGCTACAGCTTTTACATTAGCGGTCACTTATCCTGAAGCAGGTAATATAGGTGGTGGCGGATTTATGACACTTTGGTTCGATGGTAAGCCATATTTTCTTGATTATCGTGAAGTGGCCCCTGCCAAAGCAAATAAAGATATGTTTCTTGATGATAATAAAAATGTCATCGATAATTTGAGTTTATATTCTCATAAAGCGTCCGGAGTTCCAGGTACAGTAGCAGGTATGTGGGCTGTTCATCAACGCTTTGGTCGGTTAACTTGGAAAGAAGTTATGGCGCCAGCAATTCGATTTGCTCAAGATGGATTTATGGTTGATAAGCAATTAGTGACTCGTTATCAAGAAATAGAACAAACGGCACCTACCAATGGTCACTTTAAACACTATTTTGGTACTATGCGAGCAGGGCAGATGTTTAAACAACCTGAACTAAGTAAAGTATTACAACGTATTGCAATTCAGGGTAGTGATGGATTTTATAAAGGAAAAACCGCTAAATTAATAGCGCGGCAAATGTCAAATAATAATGGTTTAATCACCGAAAGTGATTTAGCTAATTATCAAGCAAAATGGCGCAATCCTTTAGTAGCTGATTGGCACGATATGCAGATCATTACAGCACCACCACCAAGCTCAGGTGGAGTAGGTTTAATTCAATTATTATCTATGAAACAAGAGTTATCTAATGATTTTAAAAATATTAAAGTTAATTCATCACAGTATATTCACTTATTGGCAGAGATAGAAAAACGTGTTTTTGCCGATCGAGCTGAATATATGGGAGATCCTGATTTTGTAACAGTACCCGTCTCTCAATTAATTGATACTCATTATATGGCTCACAGAGCAAAACAAGTTAATCCAAAAAGCATTTCTAAAACTGAACAGGTTAAACCTGGTTTGGATAGTCGTGAAAAATTACAAACAACCCATTTTTCTATTGTGGATAAATGGGGTAATGCGGCTTCTAACACCTATACACTTAATGGTTGGTTTGGTTCTGCTGTCGTTGTACAAGGTACGGGTATTATACTAAATAATGAGTTGGATGATTTTAGTAGTAAACCAGGCGTTGCTAACCAATTTGGCGTTATAGGTAAAGATGCAAATGCAATAGAACCATATAAACGACCTTTATCCTCTATGTCACCAACTATCTTCATAAAAGATAATAATGTTGTAATGGTTATTGGTACGCCTGGTGGCTCAAGAATTTTTACCTCCATCTTTCAAGTTGTAGCTAATGTTTTTGATAATCATATGTCTCTTAAACAAGCTGTACAGGCACCACGCTATCATCATCAATTATTACCAAGTAATATTATTTATATCGAAAGTTTTCAAAATAGTGTTCCAGAACCATTGAAGACTGAGCTAGAGCAGATGGGATATAGTTTTTATCAACAAGATTTTAGTGGGGATATTCAGGTTATAAAAATTAGAAATAATGAACCTATTGCAGTATCAGATATCCGTGGGCGGGGTAAAGCAATAATTGTAAAATAA